A single region of the Devosia sp. FJ2-5-3 genome encodes:
- a CDS encoding flavin reductase family protein → MSVVDLAAYLPNRNPAVPVPDFKSAMRSLAGAVSVITLGKGPSRTGFTATSVSSFSTEPPTLLVSLNMGSSSWAALRDEGAFAVNILAHDQAAVADRFAGRGGIRGNDRYVGWEWSRLETGTLGLDDAVAVIDCELDEAIERHTHAILLGRVRGVKVSPARQPLLYWSGAYQVLKPGQEGSSAR, encoded by the coding sequence ATGTCGGTCGTTGATCTTGCCGCCTATCTCCCCAATCGGAACCCAGCTGTTCCCGTGCCTGATTTCAAGAGCGCCATGCGCAGTCTGGCAGGCGCTGTCAGCGTCATAACACTTGGAAAAGGCCCCAGCCGTACCGGCTTTACCGCCACTTCGGTCTCGTCTTTTTCCACCGAGCCACCCACGCTTTTGGTCAGCCTGAACATGGGCTCATCCTCCTGGGCAGCCCTGCGCGACGAAGGGGCATTCGCGGTCAATATTCTGGCACACGATCAGGCGGCGGTGGCCGACAGGTTCGCCGGACGAGGCGGCATCAGGGGCAATGACCGCTATGTGGGCTGGGAGTGGAGCCGGCTGGAAACCGGAACCCTGGGACTCGATGACGCCGTGGCAGTCATCGATTGCGAACTCGATGAGGCCATTGAACGACACACGCACGCGATTCTTCTCGGACGGGTGAGGGGCGTCAAAGTATCTCCGGCACGCCAGCCTTTGCTTTATTGGTCAGGCGCTTATCAGGTGCTGAAGCCGGGGCAGG